A section of the Phaseolus vulgaris cultivar G19833 chromosome 8, P. vulgaris v2.0, whole genome shotgun sequence genome encodes:
- the LOC137824487 gene encoding phospholipase A(1) DAD1, chloroplastic-like yields MTLSVTPTSQPNTSPSFSKPNFNPTFSHPTTPTLPFNKSQLAWDRLKSNSVECNSPPLGHKWTQYQGINHWEGLLDPLDDNLRAEILRYGHFVESAYRAFDFDTNSLTYATCRFPETSLLPQTGMRKSGYRVTKNLQATCGVQLPSWISSVSQLPRVQSSWIGYVAVCEDEKEIRRLGRRDVVIALRGTATCLEWLENLRVTLTKLPEHMGCGSEECMVENGFLSLYVSKTDTCPSLQDMVREEVARVIQCYGHEPLSISITGHSLGAALALLCAYDITTTFKNSPMVSVVSFGGPRVGNDKFRAQLEKSGTRILRIVNSDDVITKVPGLVVPDDDVACNAGVHVAGLQTWFRKVVQDMQLVYADVGQELRVSSRESPYLKKGDVATCHDLKTYLHLVNGFVSSSCPYMSKTMQYPAEASL; encoded by the coding sequence ATGACACTCTCTGTAACACCAACTTCCCAACCAAACACTTCACCTTCCTTCTCAAAACCCAACTTCAACCCCACTTTCTCACATCCCACCACCCCAACCTTACCCTTCAACAAGTCCCAACTCGCTTGGGATCGCCTCAAGAGTAACTCAGTGGAATGCAACTCACCCCCACTCGGCCACAAGTGGACCCAATATCAAGGAATCAACCACTGGGAAGGCTTGTTAGACCCTCTTGACGACAACCTACGCGCCGAAATCCTAAGATATGGCCACTTCGTAGAATCCGCCTATCGCGCTTTCGATTTCGACACAAATTCCCTGACATACGCCACGTGTCGCTTCCCTGAAACATCACTCTTGCCGCAAACTGGAATGCGAAAATCCGGTTATAGAGTAACTAAAAACTTACAGGCCACATGCGGCGTTCAATTACCCAGTTGGATTTCTTCTGTGTCGCAACTCCCACGTGTTCAATCGAGCTGGATTGGTTACGTGGCAGTCTGTGAAGACGAGAAGGAAATTAGGCGGCTGGGAAGACGTGACGTGGTGATTGCTCTTCGAGGAACCGCCACGTGTCTGGAATGGCTGGAAAACCTTCGTGTTACCTTGACGAAATTGCCTGAGCATATGGGTTGCGGAAGCGAAGAGTGCATGGTGGAGAACGGTTTTCTGAGTCTCTATGTCTCCAAAACGGACACCTGTCCCAGTTTGCAAGACATGGTTCGGGAAGAGGTTGCCAGAGTGATCCAGTGTTATGGCCACGAGCCACTTAGCATAAGTATAACCGGGCACAGCCTGGGTGCTGCACTCGCCCTTCTCTGCGCCTACGATATAACCACCACCTTCAAAAATTCTCCGATGGTCTCAGTGGTTTCCTTCGGTGGGCCCCGAGTCGGTAACGATAAGTTCAGGGCCCAGTTGGAGAAGAGTGGAACCCGCATACTAAGAATCGTAAACTCCGATGATGTAATCACAAAAGTTCCTGGACTTGTGGTCCCGGACGACGACGTGGCCTGCAATGCTGGTGTCCACGTGGCGGGCTTGCAGACTTGGTTCCGCAAGGTTGTTCAGGACATGCAGTTGGTGTATGCTGACGTTGGACAAGAGTTGAGAGTGAGTAGCAGGGAATCGCCATATCTGAAGAAAGGAGATGTAGCCACGTGTCATGATCTCAAGACATATCTTCACTTGGTGAATGGTTTTGTTAGTTCCTCTTGTCCTTACATGAGCAAAACGATGCAGTATCCAGCGGAAGCCTCCCtttga